ACACTGTCTTGCGTAGCTACATAAAAAGGAATCCATGCTTTTAAACGACCATAATGCGATAGTATTTCTCTTACAGAAACCGCTGCTTTATTAGACCCTTTAAAACTTGGTAAAAGCTCTTGTACCTTTTCATTTAAAGAAATTTTTTGCTCTTCTTCTGCTTTCATTATTAAAGGCAATGATGCTAAAATTTTAGTAAGAGAAGCCAAATCATAAACATCAGAGTTTTTTACTTTTAAAAGTTTTTTATCTGTATGATACCCATAACTTTTATCTAAAACAACCTTACCGTTTCTGGCTACAAAAACCTGAAAACCTGGTGCCATTTTTTTCTTTAAAATAATGGTTGCTAAAGAATCTATTTCTTTTAATTTTACAGATGATAAATTAGCTGCTTCTGGTAATGTGTACTCAAACCTACCAAGGTTAGATGTGGTAAAACCTCTACCTTCAAAAAAATCGGTTTTAATAGTTACCGGTAATTTTCCTTTGGCACCAAAAGCTCCAAAAATAAGTTGTGCAGATAATTCTTGCCCTAATTTACTATTCTGATAAGAAACAATAAGCCCTTCTATATTGGTAAATGATTTTACTTGCAGCAAACTATACGGACTTGCAAAAACATCTAAAATTACATTTTTTTCACGTGCAATTTCTTGCAACCAAACCAATTCTTTGTCTTTAAACTTATAACTTTTCCAAGGGTTTGCATTCGATTTATGATAACCGATAATTACCAAGTTATAAGGTTTTAATTTTTTTATAAGTCCATCTAAATTTTTATCAGAAACCACATCTACCTTACCGTAATTTTGTAGCATATTTACAAAATCTGCACCCGAATCATCGCCTAATTTTACATAAGCAATTTTTCTGTTTTCTAAATTTCTAACAGGTATGTTTCCGTTTATATTTTTAAGAACCGTTAATGAATTTTTAACCAATTCTCTGTGTAACAATTCGTCATCTATAGAGTTTAAATCGGCATTAAGGTTTTCTAATTGCACAGGTTTGTAATTGTTTAAACCTGCCCAATATTTTGCTTTTAATATTTTACGAACAGAAAAATCTATACGCTCTTCTGTAAGCGTCTTTAGCTCAATTGCTTTTTTTATGATATTTACAGTTGCAGGAATTTCTTGCGGAATTAATAACAAATCATTCCCTGCCTGAATTGCTGCCAAATTAATTTCTGCTGATGTAGCATAATTTGCTGCACCTTTCATATTTAAACCATCGGTAATTACCAAACCTAAAAAACCTAGTTTTTGTTGTAATAAATCTGTAACCACATTCTTAGACAAAGAAGTAGGCAATCTGCTATCCGACTCTAAACTTGGTATACTTAAATGCGCAGTCATAACACTAGTTACACCCGCATCGAATATTTTTTTATACGGGTATAGTTCTATATTATTTAAACGTTCTAAATCAAAATTTAAAACAGGCAATGTTTGATGAGAATCTGTTGCCGTATCTCCATGACCCGGAAAGTGTTTGGCACTTGCTAAAACCCCCATACTTTGCATACCTTGTGTAAACGCTATTGCTTTTTCTGTTACGTTTTCTTTGTTTTCACCAAAAGAACGATTTCCAATTATAGGGTTTTCTGGGTTTGTATTAATATCTACAACCGGTGCAAAGTTTAAATGAATTCCTAATCTGTTACAATG
The nucleotide sequence above comes from Polaribacter butkevichii. Encoded proteins:
- a CDS encoding glycoside hydrolase family 3 N-terminal domain-containing protein; the protein is MKKELLIILFIGFVFNISAQSVDPLITKDAEAQDVWIDSIIKNMTLDEKIGQLFMIQAYSNKDKKHEDYITNMIKKYHVGNLIFMQGTPDKQATLTNKYQDSAKVPLLIGFDGEWGLDMRLKNTYRFPWNMTLGAIKNDSLIKEFGLHLGKHCNRLGIHLNFAPVVDINTNPENPIIGNRSFGENKENVTEKAIAFTQGMQSMGVLASAKHFPGHGDTATDSHQTLPVLNFDLERLNNIELYPYKKIFDAGVTSVMTAHLSIPSLESDSRLPTSLSKNVVTDLLQQKLGFLGLVITDGLNMKGAANYATSAEINLAAIQAGNDLLLIPQEIPATVNIIKKAIELKTLTEERIDFSVRKILKAKYWAGLNNYKPVQLENLNADLNSIDDELLHRELVKNSLTVLKNINGNIPVRNLENRKIAYVKLGDDSGADFVNMLQNYGKVDVVSDKNLDGLIKKLKPYNLVIIGYHKSNANPWKSYKFKDKELVWLQEIAREKNVILDVFASPYSLLQVKSFTNIEGLIVSYQNSKLGQELSAQLIFGAFGAKGKLPVTIKTDFFEGRGFTTSNLGRFEYTLPEAANLSSVKLKEIDSLATIILKKKMAPGFQVFVARNGKVVLDKSYGYHTDKKLLKVKNSDVYDLASLTKILASLPLIMKAEEEQKISLNEKVQELLPSFKGSNKAAVSVREILSHYGRLKAWIPFYVATQDSVTHKNLPTFYSNVKSKKFAIKVAKNLYINKNYKDSIYKYIRDADQRERPGYKYSDLGYYLFKEAIENTYQKPLNTLVDEEFYQSLGANRTSYLPLQKFAKNEIIPTEKDDYYRNQLVQGYVHDMGAAMLGGVGGHAGLFANANDVAKIMQMYLQKGYYGGKRYLKTETVDKFNHRYFSDKKVRRGLGFDKPQLNPKVKATCGCVSDESFGHSGFTGTYTWADPKSGIVYVFLSNRVYPTAANMSLVRSNMRTEIQQVIQDAIID